A part of Paenibacillus sp. sptzw28 genomic DNA contains:
- a CDS encoding neuraminidase-like domain-containing protein → MENRTRNPKKSDVKIDLFKFNLKSDKQTKAFENVYKKNNGNWSAVKSELAEAEGFAPEVINNLEFTHHLAEWSRDNKDLISAFQKDDQINSMRDIAAKLNKTAFIEKVKGLAPEESEEDKKGFALNLHRELFSLEPTAMLVNMIRDPQVPMLNDAIGANVAAVLAKQPDFNIKTTSVYEVIKNEEALKDIPLENHETVITQLKTLQRITAVSPDTDAMPVLYKANLHSAMQISAIPKTQFMAVMSQSGLDESTLMQIHTNAQQARVRNEQAIMALREAHRGTGVAMIDKSMNMTAAANMEMRSLKVEGDAAPSTLEEKLEKHNLSWDLLFGDADFCECGECNSVYSAAAYYVELLQYLRSNNLDPDPDNPIPIKSNPKDISGTPLEKLFDRRPDLGCLELTCKNTNTILPYIDLVNEVMENYVAFKRLKPFNVEDETSSELLAEPQHTEYQAYCILKNEVYPFTLPYHQPIDAARIYLNHLDTSRYELISTFRRDHTDADAELTQLKDEALNRAEDAEFLGLTMEEYVILTKECFESKALMDKLKSKIHTDDEYRQLIGVKPVCQYYGFEDDNTMLGDEGLTLIKKEFLRRTGIDYFNLVNLLKIRYINPCMPKGKSKAIMESLHFSYRFLQNYAKIHGIDKMAEDLVKGEKLAALMPLLKEQVELITDKKALSCPKSNREEIEISDKDLIHWVKCQFVKVGRMIVIESGRGCVNGRISTTRRVIAIVEDCKIFLSNSDQKIEIGTIDKKTGEVTFNNAQAPVDKSALKELSFIGDKGEKGVFLVHDNKVYLVFLEQKDSCDLDTALLQHLDGTPVTALEYDRIHRFIRLWRKLGWTMDETDQSIAGLSVAFPHDSKPADSICGHCGDDDCNGEDCDDCEEDTAAHDYDINPNLIHQLTAVKQLWDLTGLELIKLLSFWGDISTAGEKSLYQRLFLTHNVLAIDKIFKADDKGNYLTGDAKLLEHAPVVMASLNLSADDIQAIMQAAGMEDKLTLPGLSVLYRYRLLSKVLGLKIPAFVSIVPLYGNIFQDAHSSLEFMKRWEKMESAGLTHQQMNYIIRDADDDKKPFAPTHKSILQLSKTLYDGLNAIDEAHKDLQADPSITDPALQKINIQEQATGALIRTKTSLLFETGIVDKIIGILEGTNVFTTNAPKNVDFTLPDTQTLKNKLKYDKTVGTIQITGILTESEAADYKAVSISSEWANALTRIQKQQDKLFKELLSGVFASEQTKTEAEKAQIEAMIKSGDIMIPLDKIPEGEADTNTAPLKRASFLEMFLPYLRQQLTRRFVIDTLADFAGLDAKITDVLVSEVLKQGSPVTPIYSIFAKIKENAKPDETNWSGYVIPAADAGYTFIIKNSDTLPIVSIDGGVVDFTAQEDPTNEWWSGAITLQAGKLYKLAAAGVELKNIFWKTPASAITSIPSSALIPDFASSQCEPALIALKKAAMLVSVFDLSADEIRFLDLHKSDFDHLDFNALTLMQWLRIEAYIRLRNSLPQAKLNMLEFWNWAYDAASDETKLTQKIADLTAWKKERIEKLIAANHFNIGKLEDYRNEQNLLKLQNALTVAGKISVDIDLLFEWAVPVSKFNTCRKIADSIKNAIRAKYNQTDWEQVVKPLHDRLRNNQKEALIGYLLQQKELIAWNVTDADGLFEYFLIDVQMEACMETSRIKQAISSVQLFVQRCFLGLEEEHNGVKSGNLDRPRWDWMQRYRVWEANRKVFLYPENWIESNLRDDKSPFFKELESELLQKDINKQNVTDALKSYLYKVNEVANMEVVGLCIDGTRTEARWSNNAKLHVFSRTRNAPYLFYYRYLALDEMNWYPWEKMQVDIPSYDVEDLAAHEVTDNGCFLTPVVWNERLLVFFPEIMKKTKPNPASTSSSFSSLGNDSDGITKSKPIDYYEIKMAWSEYRNGKWTQKQISKDAVYSNQIDAKHKIQFFKFIPIVSTDKVIIDVDDYLDSDGGYKGAFEFNGTGLKVGTVINTAAIPIDYFNQDNGNLYSWQIDSSSKTRLNTDVYFYEQSSRETMTGIYTIQTEFNYPETRHLLGRMNLGQLELFFKENLSMPADSFGPFDHDDNSATPNIYHELKRPYSLYNWELFFHTPILLADALSKAQQYEEAMKWFHFVFNPIAGENEDNRFWQFNPFKHINSQRILDSIFNNLKPNAADKTINEWRNKPFMPHLVARSRPVAYMKWVVMKYMDNLLSWGDYLFRQDTIETINQATQLYVLAGHILGPRPMMIPKRGTIKPQTYIGLLDKWDAFGNAMVELELAAPFSNQTALPVGVVNNEIAFANIFGMASSLYFCIPNNPKLMGYWDTLADRLYKIRHCQNIDGVFRKLPLFEPPIDPALLVKAAAQGLSIASVLNDLNAPMPNYRFYYLLQKALELCNELKSLGGAMLSAIEKKDNETIALIRAKHEGVMHNLVMEIKKRQLEEAQKNIESLMQNRKTPEARMKYYLKLSGLDESLVPADTADFSGIPNEIVTVDGDSGLKLIPFEKEDMDKASEAQNKQSEAALPEKIASILHIVPNFSGNIEPFGVGMSITFGGSNLAAAAQAWAKFLQLDAAELTYASASAGKKGGFTRAIQDRIFQANAAGYELKQIDKQITAQAIRIDIANQEITNQQKAIDNANEVEEFIKNKYSSEELYTWMRGSLKTLYHQVYNLAYDLAKKAEKTYAFERGISSVNFIQSGYFNAGRDGLLSGEQLYVGLKQLEAAYQNERGHHYEITKQLSLYQINPLAVIQLRETGKCEFALPEVIFDMDYPGHYKRRIKTVSVSIPCIAGPYTGINATLSLMENKFRNTAIGGKAYEENTEETDDRFSSYSIPINAIAASSAQNDSGMFELNFKDERYLPFEGAGVISRWRLELPAFRQFSYHSISDVIIHLKYTACEGGERLKSAATKSLSKRLESIEQQLNETGLQVALNMKHDLPGEWQLLKKNGTVDFKIDKSRLPYMAQTIDAAVESVMFVAKVKDNPVSFSVKVDGDAIDLDRIVEWKLCRGSSLDIELDKLFALSVDPATLINLEELMIVVNYSF, encoded by the coding sequence ATGGAGAATCGAACCAGGAACCCCAAGAAGTCTGATGTAAAAATCGACTTGTTCAAATTCAATCTAAAATCAGATAAACAAACAAAAGCGTTCGAGAACGTCTACAAGAAAAACAACGGCAATTGGTCCGCCGTCAAATCCGAACTCGCTGAGGCAGAAGGTTTTGCGCCGGAAGTCATCAACAACCTTGAATTTACCCATCATCTGGCCGAGTGGAGCAGGGACAACAAAGACTTGATTTCAGCTTTCCAAAAAGACGACCAAATCAATTCGATGCGCGATATTGCGGCAAAATTAAATAAAACGGCATTTATCGAAAAAGTGAAGGGTCTTGCTCCGGAAGAATCAGAGGAAGACAAAAAGGGTTTTGCCCTTAATCTGCATCGCGAGCTGTTTTCATTGGAACCTACCGCCATGCTGGTTAACATGATCAGAGACCCGCAGGTACCGATGCTGAATGACGCAATAGGCGCCAATGTCGCGGCGGTTTTAGCAAAACAACCCGATTTCAATATCAAAACCACTTCTGTCTACGAGGTTATCAAGAATGAAGAGGCGTTGAAGGACATTCCTCTCGAAAATCATGAAACGGTCATAACCCAGCTTAAAACCTTGCAGCGCATCACAGCGGTCAGCCCGGACACGGATGCCATGCCGGTGCTGTATAAAGCGAACCTGCATTCCGCCATGCAAATTTCGGCCATACCCAAAACGCAATTTATGGCGGTTATGAGCCAGAGCGGTTTGGATGAAAGCACCCTTATGCAGATTCATACCAATGCGCAGCAGGCGCGTGTCCGTAATGAACAGGCAATAATGGCGTTAAGAGAAGCACACAGAGGTACAGGCGTAGCCATGATCGACAAAAGCATGAACATGACCGCTGCCGCAAATATGGAAATGAGGAGCTTAAAGGTCGAGGGAGATGCAGCTCCCTCGACCCTCGAAGAAAAGCTGGAAAAGCATAACCTTTCCTGGGATTTGTTATTTGGCGATGCCGATTTCTGCGAATGCGGCGAGTGCAATTCCGTGTACAGCGCGGCGGCATACTATGTGGAGCTGCTACAATATCTGCGCAGCAACAATCTGGATCCTGATCCGGACAACCCGATACCGATAAAGTCTAATCCCAAGGATATTTCAGGCACACCTCTCGAGAAGCTCTTTGACCGCAGGCCTGATTTGGGGTGCCTGGAGCTCACCTGCAAAAATACCAATACCATTCTGCCGTATATTGATTTGGTCAATGAGGTTATGGAGAACTATGTCGCATTCAAGCGCCTTAAACCTTTTAATGTGGAGGATGAAACAAGCAGCGAGCTGCTTGCGGAGCCGCAGCATACCGAATACCAAGCGTATTGCATTCTGAAGAATGAGGTTTATCCCTTCACATTGCCTTATCATCAACCCATCGATGCCGCTAGAATTTACTTGAATCATTTGGATACCAGCCGCTATGAACTGATTAGTACGTTTAGAAGAGATCATACTGATGCTGATGCGGAACTTACCCAATTGAAAGACGAAGCCTTGAATAGAGCCGAAGATGCCGAATTTCTGGGATTGACCATGGAAGAATATGTGATCCTGACTAAGGAGTGTTTCGAAAGCAAAGCCTTGATGGACAAGCTGAAAAGCAAAATCCATACCGATGATGAATACCGACAGTTGATTGGCGTAAAACCGGTTTGCCAATACTATGGCTTTGAGGATGATAACACCATGCTGGGGGACGAGGGGCTTACCCTCATCAAGAAAGAGTTCCTGCGTCGTACGGGCATCGACTACTTCAATCTGGTCAATCTGTTAAAAATCAGATATATCAACCCCTGTATGCCTAAAGGGAAATCGAAAGCCATAATGGAAAGCCTGCACTTCAGCTATCGGTTTTTACAGAACTACGCCAAGATTCATGGCATTGATAAAATGGCGGAAGACCTGGTTAAGGGTGAAAAACTGGCCGCGCTTATGCCGCTGCTGAAAGAACAAGTTGAGTTAATAACGGATAAAAAAGCCTTGAGCTGTCCGAAGTCAAACCGGGAAGAAATAGAGATATCCGATAAAGATCTCATTCACTGGGTGAAATGCCAGTTTGTAAAAGTCGGCAGGATGATCGTGATTGAGAGCGGCAGAGGTTGTGTGAATGGCCGGATTTCAACAACCAGACGAGTGATAGCTATAGTCGAAGATTGTAAAATTTTCTTAAGTAATTCAGATCAGAAAATTGAAATCGGAACGATTGATAAAAAAACCGGAGAAGTAACGTTTAATAATGCGCAAGCCCCCGTAGATAAGAGTGCTTTAAAAGAACTATCGTTCATTGGCGATAAAGGTGAAAAAGGCGTTTTTCTGGTTCACGATAACAAGGTTTATCTTGTCTTCTTGGAACAGAAAGACAGCTGCGACCTCGATACGGCGCTGCTTCAGCATTTGGACGGCACGCCTGTGACCGCCCTGGAATATGACAGGATTCATCGATTCATCCGTTTATGGCGTAAGCTGGGCTGGACGATGGATGAAACCGATCAGAGTATTGCGGGCCTTAGCGTCGCATTCCCTCATGACAGTAAACCCGCAGACAGTATTTGCGGTCATTGCGGCGACGATGATTGCAATGGTGAGGATTGCGACGATTGTGAAGAAGATACGGCCGCGCACGATTACGACATTAACCCGAATCTTATTCATCAGCTTACAGCTGTAAAGCAGCTATGGGATCTAACAGGTCTTGAGCTGATTAAGCTGCTTTCTTTCTGGGGCGATATTAGCACCGCAGGGGAAAAGTCGCTTTATCAGCGGCTGTTCCTGACCCACAATGTACTCGCGATCGATAAAATATTCAAGGCTGACGATAAGGGGAATTACCTGACGGGTGACGCCAAATTACTTGAGCATGCTCCGGTGGTGATGGCTTCTCTCAATCTTTCTGCCGACGATATTCAGGCGATCATGCAGGCTGCCGGAATGGAAGACAAGCTTACCCTGCCGGGCTTGTCCGTCCTATATCGTTATCGTCTGCTATCGAAAGTGCTCGGCTTAAAAATCCCTGCCTTCGTAAGTATTGTGCCGTTGTACGGAAATATCTTTCAGGATGCCCATTCATCCCTCGAATTTATGAAGCGTTGGGAGAAGATGGAATCGGCCGGACTTACCCATCAGCAGATGAATTACATCATCCGGGATGCAGATGACGATAAGAAACCATTTGCCCCAACCCACAAGAGCATTTTGCAGCTGAGCAAAACCTTATATGACGGCTTAAATGCAATTGATGAAGCGCATAAAGACTTACAAGCCGATCCTTCAATTACAGACCCCGCTTTGCAAAAAATAAACATCCAGGAACAAGCAACCGGTGCGTTGATACGAACAAAAACCAGTCTGCTGTTTGAAACCGGCATTGTTGATAAAATTATCGGCATATTGGAAGGCACAAACGTATTTACGACCAACGCACCGAAAAATGTTGACTTTACTTTGCCGGATACTCAAACACTTAAAAACAAGCTCAAATACGATAAAACCGTGGGAACCATTCAGATTACAGGCATTCTGACCGAATCTGAAGCTGCGGATTATAAAGCCGTCAGCATCAGCTCCGAATGGGCTAACGCGCTGACACGTATTCAAAAGCAGCAGGACAAGCTGTTTAAAGAGCTTTTGTCGGGTGTATTTGCAAGCGAACAAACAAAAACAGAGGCTGAGAAAGCACAAATAGAAGCAATGATCAAATCGGGAGACATCATGATTCCATTGGATAAGATCCCGGAAGGAGAAGCAGACACCAACACCGCCCCCCTGAAAAGGGCGTCCTTCCTGGAAATGTTTTTACCTTATTTGCGTCAGCAGTTAACCCGTCGCTTCGTGATCGATACGCTTGCCGATTTTGCCGGGCTTGACGCGAAAATCACCGATGTTCTGGTTTCAGAGGTGCTGAAGCAGGGCTCGCCTGTAACGCCGATTTACAGCATTTTCGCAAAAATCAAGGAAAACGCGAAACCGGATGAGACGAATTGGAGCGGTTATGTTATACCGGCCGCCGACGCCGGCTATACGTTTATTATTAAAAATAGCGACACGTTGCCCATTGTCAGCATCGATGGAGGCGTGGTGGATTTTACCGCCCAGGAAGACCCGACTAATGAGTGGTGGAGCGGGGCAATAACGCTGCAGGCCGGAAAATTGTACAAGCTGGCTGCGGCGGGCGTAGAGCTTAAAAATATATTCTGGAAAACACCTGCTTCAGCTATCACTTCTATTCCTTCTTCCGCATTGATCCCTGATTTTGCTTCCAGTCAATGCGAGCCTGCCTTAATCGCTTTGAAAAAAGCAGCCATGCTTGTTTCCGTCTTTGATTTAAGCGCGGATGAAATCCGATTTCTTGATCTTCACAAGAGCGACTTTGACCATTTGGATTTTAATGCACTTACGCTTATGCAGTGGCTGCGCATAGAGGCATACATAAGGCTGCGTAATTCCCTGCCGCAGGCCAAGCTAAACATGCTGGAATTTTGGAATTGGGCATATGATGCCGCATCGGATGAGACCAAACTCACCCAAAAGATCGCCGATCTCACAGCCTGGAAAAAAGAACGCATCGAGAAATTAATAGCTGCAAATCATTTCAATATTGGTAAATTAGAAGATTATCGTAATGAACAGAATCTGCTTAAGCTGCAGAATGCCTTAACGGTAGCGGGCAAAATCAGCGTTGATATTGATTTGCTTTTCGAATGGGCAGTGCCTGTTTCCAAGTTTAACACCTGCCGCAAAATAGCCGACAGCATCAAAAATGCCATTCGGGCCAAATACAATCAAACCGATTGGGAGCAGGTCGTTAAGCCTCTCCATGATCGGCTTCGGAATAATCAGAAAGAAGCGTTGATCGGTTACTTGCTGCAGCAGAAAGAATTGATAGCCTGGAACGTGACTGACGCGGACGGATTATTCGAATATTTCCTGATCGATGTTCAAATGGAAGCCTGCATGGAAACCTCGCGCATCAAGCAGGCTATCTCGTCCGTGCAATTATTTGTGCAGCGCTGCTTCCTGGGCCTGGAGGAAGAACATAATGGCGTAAAGTCCGGTAACCTGGACCGGCCGCGTTGGGATTGGATGCAGCGTTACAGGGTTTGGGAAGCGAACCGCAAAGTATTCCTGTATCCTGAGAACTGGATCGAAAGCAATCTGCGGGATGATAAAAGCCCGTTCTTCAAGGAGCTTGAAAGCGAGCTGCTGCAGAAAGACATCAATAAACAAAATGTCACCGATGCTCTTAAGTCATATCTTTATAAAGTGAATGAAGTGGCAAATATGGAAGTGGTCGGGTTGTGTATCGATGGAACACGGACTGAGGCACGGTGGAGTAATAATGCAAAGCTTCATGTTTTCTCCCGTACTCGGAATGCTCCCTATCTCTTCTATTACCGCTACTTGGCACTAGATGAGATGAACTGGTATCCGTGGGAGAAGATGCAGGTTGATATCCCAAGCTATGATGTGGAAGACCTTGCAGCACATGAGGTAACGGATAATGGATGTTTCCTCACGCCTGTAGTATGGAATGAGAGGCTGCTCGTATTCTTTCCGGAGATCATGAAGAAGACGAAACCTAATCCCGCTTCCACCAGCAGCAGCTTTAGCTCGCTCGGAAATGATTCTGATGGAATCACTAAATCAAAGCCTATTGATTACTATGAGATCAAAATGGCTTGGAGCGAGTACAGAAATGGAAAATGGACGCAGAAACAGATCAGTAAAGACGCGGTCTATTCAAACCAGATCGATGCAAAACACAAGATTCAGTTTTTCAAGTTCATCCCGATTGTTTCTACAGATAAAGTAATCATCGACGTTGATGATTATTTAGACAGTGACGGCGGTTACAAAGGCGCTTTTGAGTTTAACGGAACGGGTTTAAAAGTTGGAACGGTAATAAACACCGCAGCAATTCCGATTGACTATTTTAATCAAGATAACGGAAATTTATATTCATGGCAGATCGATTCTTCCAGTAAGACAAGACTGAACACGGATGTTTATTTTTATGAGCAAAGCTCCAGAGAAACAATGACTGGCATATATACGATTCAAACTGAATTTAATTATCCTGAAACCCGGCATCTGCTAGGGAGAATGAATCTCGGTCAGTTGGAGCTCTTTTTCAAGGAAAACCTCTCTATGCCGGCAGACAGCTTCGGTCCGTTTGACCACGACGATAATTCCGCCACACCAAATATTTATCACGAGCTTAAACGGCCGTATTCGCTTTATAATTGGGAGCTATTTTTTCACACGCCCATACTATTAGCGGATGCGCTGAGCAAGGCCCAGCAATATGAGGAAGCCATGAAGTGGTTCCACTTTGTGTTCAACCCGATTGCCGGTGAGAATGAAGATAATCGATTCTGGCAGTTTAATCCGTTCAAACATATCAACAGTCAGCGGATACTGGACAGCATCTTCAATAACCTCAAGCCTAATGCGGCGGATAAAACGATCAACGAATGGCGGAATAAACCTTTTATGCCGCATTTGGTAGCACGGAGCAGACCGGTTGCCTACATGAAATGGGTTGTAATGAAATACATGGATAATCTTCTCTCATGGGGCGACTATCTTTTCCGTCAAGATACGATTGAAACCATCAACCAGGCAACCCAGCTGTATGTTTTAGCAGGCCACATACTAGGCCCGCGGCCAATGATGATACCGAAGCGGGGTACTATCAAACCGCAGACTTATATTGGTTTGCTGGATAAATGGGATGCTTTCGGCAATGCAATGGTTGAGTTGGAATTGGCGGCGCCTTTCAGCAATCAAACGGCTTTGCCTGTTGGTGTGGTCAATAATGAGATTGCTTTTGCCAATATCTTCGGCATGGCCTCGTCCTTATATTTCTGCATTCCAAACAACCCTAAGCTTATGGGCTATTGGGACACACTGGCCGATCGGTTATATAAGATACGCCATTGTCAAAACATTGATGGAGTTTTCCGGAAGCTTCCCTTGTTTGAACCGCCTATTGATCCGGCTTTGCTGGTTAAGGCTGCCGCGCAGGGGCTCAGCATAGCCTCCGTATTAAACGATCTTAATGCGCCAATGCCTAATTACCGCTTTTACTATTTGCTGCAGAAGGCTCTGGAATTATGCAATGAATTAAAGTCATTAGGCGGCGCCATGCTTTCCGCCATTGAGAAGAAAGACAACGAAACCATCGCGCTTATTCGTGCAAAACACGAGGGAGTCATGCACAATCTGGTGATGGAAATCAAGAAAAGACAGCTGGAAGAAGCTCAAAAAAATATTGAAAGTCTAATGCAAAACCGTAAGACACCGGAAGCCAGGATGAAATATTATCTGAAGCTAAGCGGCCTGGACGAGAGCCTCGTACCTGCCGACACGGCAGATTTCAGTGGAATACCCAATGAGATAGTGACTGTGGACGGGGATAGCGGATTAAAATTGATACCATTTGAAAAAGAGGACATGGATAAGGCGAGCGAAGCGCAAAATAAGCAATCCGAGGCTGCCCTTCCTGAAAAAATAGCAAGCATACTGCATATCGTTCCTAATTTTAGCGGCAATATTGAACCATTCGGTGTTGGCATGTCCATTACCTTCGGCGGCTCTAATTTGGCAGCGGCTGCTCAGGCCTGGGCTAAATTCCTGCAGCTTGATGCAGCTGAATTGACTTATGCTTCCGCAAGCGCGGGTAAGAAAGGCGGCTTTACACGCGCCATACAAGATCGTATTTTCCAGGCCAACGCTGCCGGCTATGAATTAAAGCAGATCGACAAGCAAATTACTGCCCAAGCCATACGAATCGATATTGCCAACCAGGAAATAACCAATCAACAAAAAGCAATCGACAATGCCAATGAAGTGGAAGAATTTATCAAGAACAAATATTCCAGCGAAGAGTTATATACCTGGATGAGGGGAAGCCTCAAAACCTTGTACCATCAGGTTTATAATCTGGCTTACGACCTCGCTAAAAAAGCCGAGAAAACATATGCCTTTGAAAGAGGTATCAGCAGCGTTAATTTTATTCAGTCCGGTTATTTTAATGCGGGCAGAGACGGACTGCTCTCAGGCGAGCAGCTCTATGTAGGGCTTAAGCAGCTCGAAGCGGCTTATCAGAACGAACGGGGACATCATTACGAGATAACCAAGCAGCTCTCACTCTATCAAATCAATCCTTTGGCTGTCATACAGCTCCGAGAAACCGGCAAATGTGAATTTGCACTGCCGGAAGTCATATTTGATATGGATTACCCGGGACATTATAAACGCCGCATCAAAACGGTATCGGTTTCCATTCCTTGTATTGCAGGTCCTTATACAGGTATTAATGCCACACTCAGCCTAATGGAGAATAAATTCCGAAACACAGCTATAGGCGGTAAGGCTTATGAGGAGAACACCGAGGAAACGGATGACAGGTTCAGTTCTTATTCGATACCGATTAATGCGATAGCGGCCAGTTCCGCTCAGAATGACAGCGGGATGTTTGAGCTTAACTTCAAGGACGAGCGATATTTGCCGTTTGAAGGGGCAGGGGTGATCAGCAGGTGGCGCCTGGAATTGCCGGCATTCAGACAATTTAGCTACCACAGTATCTCCGATGTCATTATTCACTTGAAATACACAGCCTGTGAAGGCGGTGAACGGCTTAAATCCGCTGCAACCAAGTCACTATCGAAACGGCTTGAAAGCATTGAACAGCAGCTTAATGAAACTGGCTTGCAGGTAGCTTTGAATATGAAACATGACCTGCCGGGTGAGTGGCAATTGCTCAAAAAGAATGGAACGGTTGATTTCAAAATCGATAAATCAAGGCTGCCCTATATGGCGCAGACCATTGATGCTGCTGTTGAAAGTGTAATGTTTGTGGCAAAGGTTAAGGATAACCCGGTAAGTTTTTCAGTTAAGGTTGACGGTGATGCCATCGATCTTGACAGAATAGTAGAATGGAAGCTTTGCCGGGGGAGCAGCTTAGACATTGAGTTGGATAAATTATTTGCATTGTCAGTCGATCCCGCAACTCTCATTAATCTTGAGGAATTGATGATCGTTGTGAATTATAGTTTTTAA